From a region of the Acomys russatus chromosome 4, mAcoRus1.1, whole genome shotgun sequence genome:
- the LOC127187942 gene encoding 40S ribosomal protein S15a-like translates to MVCMNFLADALKSINNAEKRGKHQVLIRLCSKVIVQFLTVMMKQGYIGEFEIIDDHRAGKIVVNLTGRLNKCGMISPRFDVQLKDLEKWQNNLLLSCQFGFIVLTTSASIMDHEEAR, encoded by the coding sequence ATGGTGTGCATGAATTTCCTGGCAGATGCTCTCAAGAGCATCAACAACGCCGAGAAGAGAGGCAAACACCAGGTCCTCATCAGGCTGTGCTCCAAAGTCATCGTCCAGTTCCTGACTGTGATGATGAAGCAAGGCTACATCGGTGAATTTGAGATCATCGATgaccacagagctgggaaaatTGTTGTGAACCTCACAGGCAGGCTGAACAAGTGTGGCATGATCAGCCCTAGATTTGATGTGCAACTTAAGGACCTAGAAAAATGGCAGAACAATCTGCTCCTGTCCTGCCAGTTTGGCTTCATTGTACTGACAACCTCAGCCAGCATCATGGACCATGAAGAAGCAAGATGA